A segment of the Streptomyces sp. XD-27 genome:
CCACCACCAGGACGCGGACGGGGCTCCCGTCGGGTCGCAGCAGCTCGGAATGCCCACGGGGCGAGGTCGCCTTCATGCTCCTCACCCTCGGGCGGCGACCTGAGAGGCTCCTTTGCCTTGTCTGTGAATCTCCTGAGAATCCCGTGCGACTACGGGAGGTCGCTGTCCCCGCCCAGGTTGGCGATCATGCGACGCAGGACGTTGAGTGCCGCCACGTACTCCTCCGTGGCGATGCCCTGGTGCATCTGCTCGTGCACCCGCGCGTTGCGCTCCCTGGCGCGCAGCCGCCCCGCCTCTCCGGCCTCGGTCAGAGTGAGCGTGAGGGTTCCGCCGTCCTCCGTCATCCATCCGCGCGCGACCAGGTCGTCGAAGACCTCGCCGAAGTCGATGCCGAGGTCGTCGAACCGGACCAGCTTCTCGGCGAGCGCGGGGCGGGTCCACGTACCGGGTGCGCCCGCGACGTGGTTGAGCGTCCACCAGTGCGGCTGGGTCAGCTGCTCCACGGCCAGCTGCGCGCGCAGGCTCCCCACCACGGCCTGGGAGGCCGCGCCGCTCCAGTAGCCGACGGGCTGCGCGGCCAGTTCCTCCTGGGTGTACTCCTTGATGTCCATGCGAAGACCGTAGAAGTTCAACCAAGGTTGAGGTCAAGGTGCGAGAGCGCCGGACGGGCTCGGGGACGCCCGGGAAGCCCGCCCGGCGCGGGCACACTAGGAGCCCGGGACCGCTCCCGCGCTCTTGGCGAAGACGTCCTCCACCGTCAGCGGCTTGTCCGCGGCGGCCGTCCGGGGGCGCGCCTTGGCGGCCGGGCCGAGTTCCCGGGCCGCCTCCGGGTCGCGGGGCGTCTTCAGGGCGCCGTTCTCCACGCCGACGACGCAGCTGCCGGCCGAGGCGCAGCGGTAGACCGGCCCGTCCGGGCCCTCGTACCAGGCGCTGAGGTAGAAGACGTAACTCCCCTTGGGCAGGCCGCCCACGACGTCGGACAGCTCGTCACCGGGGTGCCGGGTGAACTCCACCACGGCCCGCTCGACCCCCGGGTCGCTCGACCGCTCGACCTTGATGGCGACGTTGGACGTGCGGTTCGGCGGCTTGTCCTTCTCGCTGTAGTCCCGGCCCTCCGTGGCCCCCGAGACCGTGCCGAGGACGACGAGGTCCGAACGCGCCGCGACGTCGGTGACGCTCGCGGGCGGTGCGGCCTCGAGCCCGGCGGCGCTCGCGTGCGCCGCCCAGAACCCCGTTTCGCCGCCGGCCTTCGTCTCCTGCTTGGCCTCCTGCGTGTTCGACGAGCAGGCGGCCGCGCCCAGCATGACGGCGGCGGCGGTGGCCACCGCGCCGGCGACCGGAGCGATTCGCGTACGGATACGCATCAGATGCTCTCCCTCTCCGGCTCAGTAGTGACCGTTGATGTGGTTCTTGTCGTGCTTCGAGTAGTACAGGTGGTCCGGCTGGGCCCGCTCGCAGGAGCGGTTGGCGAACGAGTAGTCGCTGTTCTTGCCGGAGAGGTGGTGCAGGCCCACGCTGTGCCCGATCTCGTGGCACCCGACGGCCTTGTAGTTGTCGTGCGGCTTCTTGCGGTTGATGACGATGGCGTGCTGCTCGCACTTGTCCGAGCCCGGCGTGACCCGCTTGACGCAGGTGGTCCAGGCGTAATAGCGGACCTGGTCCCCGGTGGGGTTGAAGGTGCCGACGGTCCACACGTCGACCTTCGGGTCGTACCGGTTGGTCACGCTGGTCGTCATGTCGGTGGGCGCCAGCGCCTTGGTGCGCGCGAACTCGAACGCCGACTTCTGCGCCGACGTCAGGTCCCTGCCGTAGTAGAACGAGTGCGCCTTGTTGTCGGCGACCTTCGGGCCGAAGTTGGTGGCCGATGCCGGCTGCACCGTCGTCAGCGCCAGGCCGACGGCGGCGCCGAGAACGGCAAACGTGCGTATGGGACGTTTCATTGGGTTCTCCCCCGAGATACCTCAGTTCAGGCACAGGGGGACGCACGCCTCGCGTGTCACGATCCCCCGGGCTGAGCGAAGGGTACACAGTCGCGATGTGCGCGGGACCGCGGGCTAGTCCCGGGGGAAGTCCTCACCGGGATAGGCCGGTTCGGGATACGGCACCGCCTCCACCACCGCGCCCGCCGCGGCCAGCCGCGCCTCCACCTGGCCCCAGTCGGGCCAGCCCTCCCGGAACCGGCGCAGGATCCGGGCGCTCGCGACGAGCACCACCTCGCACCCCGGCTCGCCGGCCCACTCCAGCACCCTGGGGAGCGTCGGCTGCGTCACCGAGAAGACGCTGCTGCCGACCGGCTCGTACCCCCGCTCCTCCGCCAGCCGCGCGCATCTGCCCAACTGCGCGTCCCAGTCCTTCTCGAACTGGCAGTAGGCCGTGATCCGGTCGTCGGCCTCATCGACTTCCCGCGCCCCGAAGACCAGATAGGTCACCCGCTTGCCGGCGTCCCCGCTCATGCCGCGAACCCTACTGCCGCCGCCGGGCGCCGGAACACAAGCCGCGCCCGGTCCGCACCCCTGAGGGGTACGGACCGGGCGCGGTACGCGGTCGGTACGCGGTCGTCGCGGTACGCGGTCAACGCCGGGCCGGGAGGCCCGGGCGCGCGCAGGGCTACTTCTTGCCGCCGCCCTTGCCGTCCTTGTCGTTGCCGCCGCCGACGCCCATGCCCTCGAAGATCTCCTTGCACATGGGGCACACGGGATACTTCTTCGGGTCGCGGCCCGGGACCCAGACCTTGCCACAGAGGGCGACGACCGGAGATCCGGAGAGCGCGCTCTCCATGATCTTGTCCTTCTGTACGTAGTGGGCGAAGCGCTCGTGGTCGCCGTCACCGTGCGACACCTGGGGTGTCGGCTCAACGAGGGTCCCCGTACCTGCCCCGCGCTCGGGCTCAAGAGTGCTCATACGGACCAAGGGTACTCACGCCCGCGGTACGCGGGGAGCGACCGCCGCGCCCCGGGTTCAGTTCAGCGACGGGTCGTCCGGGTACGTCGCCACCATCGCCAGGTCGCTGCGCTGGCGGCGCAGGACCGAGCGCCACAGGTGCTCGGGGTCTGGGGAGGAGACGTCGCCGGGCTCGGACTCGACCACGTACCACGCGCCCTCGGACAGCTCCTCCTCCAGCTGGCCCGGGCCCCACCCGGCGTACCCCGCGAAGATCCGCAGGCTGCCGAGCGCCGCGGCCAGGAGTTCCGGTGGGGCCTCCAGGTCCACCAGGCCGATCGCGCCGTAGACGCGCCGCCAGCCCAGCGGCCCGTCGCCCAGGACCGCCGACGCCTGGCCCGCGCGGTCCTCGCGACCGGCCTCACCCGGGACGACGGCCACGCCCAGCGCGGAGTCCATGGACACCGGGCCGCCCTGGAAGACGACTCCGGGTTCGCCGGTCAGCGCCGCCCAGGACTCCAGGATGTCGCCGACTCCCACCGGGGTCGGGCGGTTGAGAACAACCCCGAGCGAGCCCTCCTCGTCATGGTCGAGGAGGAGCACCACCGCGCGGTCGAAGTTCGGGTCCGCCAGCGCGGGGGTCGCGACAAGCAGCCGTCCTGTGAGCGAGGACACCTCGGTCATGGCCACATGATCCCCCATATCCCGCCCCCGCGGGGAGTGGAACCCGGATGAGGCCCGTCAGCGCGGCGGGGGCGTACGACAGCAGCGGCGGCGCACGTCACCGCTCGCCTCCGGCCGCGTACACACCGTATCGAAGGGGAGGTTTCAGGCAACCTGCGGCACCATTTCGGCCATCGGTCCTGGCGGAGGGGGGCTTCGCGGCCATTACCCTTTTCTTCTGCCCCTGCCCATCCCAGGAACGCGAGACCAGATGACCGGCATCGATGACGTACTCCTCGTCCACGGCGGCACCCCGCTGGAAGGCGAGATCCGGGTCCGCGGCGCGAAGAACCTCGTGCCCAAGGCCATGGTCGCCGCGCTGCTCGGCAGCGAGCCGAGCCGGCTGCGCAATGTGCCCGACATCCGCGACGTGCGCGTGGTGCGGGGGCTGCTGCAGCTGCACGGCGTGACCGTACGTCCCGGGGACGAGCCCGGTGAGCTGGTGCTGGACCCCACGCGCGTGGAGAGCGCGAACGTCGCCGACATCGACGCGCACGCGGGCTCCTCCCGGATCCCGATCCTGTTCTGCGGCCCGCTGCTGCACCGCCTCGGCCACGCGTTCATCCCGGGCCTGGGCGGCTGCGACATCGGCGGTCGGCCGATCGACTTCCACTTCGACGTGCTGCGGCAGTTCGGCGCGACGATCGAGAAGCGCGACGACGGCCAGTACCTGGAGGCCCCGCAGCGGCTGCGCGGCTGCAAGATCCGGCTGCCGTACCCGTCCGTCGGCTCCACCGAGCAGGTGCTGCTGACGGCGGTGCTCGCCGAGGGTGTGACGGAACTCTCCAACGCCGCGGTGGAGCCGGAGATCGAGGACCTCATCTGCGTCCTGCAGAAGATGGGCGCGATCATCTCCATGGACACCGACCGGACGATCCGGATCACCGGTGTCGACAAGCTCGGCGGCTACAACCACCGCGCCCTCCCGGACCGCCTGGAGGCGGCCTCCTGGGCCTCGGCCGCGCTGGCGACCGAGGGCAACATCTACGTCCGCGGCGCGCAGCAGCGGTCGATGATGACCTTCCTGAACACCTACCGCAAGGTCGGCGGCGCCTTCGAGATAGACGACGAGGGCATCCGCTTCTTCCACCCGGGCGGCCCCCTGAACGCCATCGCCCTGGAGACCGACGTGCACCCCGGCTTCCAGACCGACTGGCAGCAGCCGCTGGTGGTGGCGCTCACCCAGGCGGCGGGCCTGTCGATCGTCCACGAGACGGTGTACGAGTCGCGGCTGGGCTTCACCTCCGCGCTCAACCAGATGGGCGCGCACATCCAGCTCTACCGCGAGTGCCTGGGCGGCTCGGCCTGCCGCTTCGGCCAGCGGAACTTCCTGCACTCGGCGGTCGTGTCGGGACCGACCAAGCTCCAGGGCGCCGACCTGGTCATCCCCGACCTGCGCGGCGGCTTCTCGTACCTCATCGCGGCACTGGCGGCGCAGGGCACCTCGCGGGTGCACGGCATCGACCTGATCAACCGCGGCTACGAGAACTTCATGAGCAAGCTGGTGGACCTGGGCGCGAAGGTGGAGCTCCCGAACGCCTCGTAAGGCCCGTACAGCGGTTTTGGTCCCGTACGCGCTCCCTGAACACCCAGGGGGCGCGTACGGGCTTCCACGCCCCCGTGCACGCCCGTGGCGGGCCATGTGCGCCGGCCGTGTACGCCAAAGGGCGGTCACCCTCCCGTGGGTGACCGCCCTTCACGCTTCGGGGCTTACTTGCCCTTGGCGGCTTCCTTGAGCTTGGAGCCCGCGGAGACCTTCACGCTGTAGCCGGCCGGGATGTTGATCGGCTCACCGGTCTGCGGGTTGCGCGCGGTGCGAGCGGCACGGTGGGTGCGCTCGAAGGTGAGGAAGCCGGGGATGGTGACCTTCTCGTCGCCCTTGGCGACGATCTCGCCGACGGTCTCGGCGAACGCGGCCAGCACGGCGTCGGCGTCCTTACGCGTCACCTCGGCGCGGTCGGCCAGCGCGGCCACCAACTCACTGCGGTTCATGTTGTACTCCCGTGTTCTTCTTGCCAATGAGGCGTGCCACGCGGCGAAGCCGCATATCGGACACAGCGAAGCCGATGCTGCCAGGTTCTACTGCGGTCCCCGGACCTGGGTCCTCCGTCAGAACCCTCGCGCCCGAAGACGCATCCTGCCCCCACCTGTGGCGGGAAAGCCAATCCGGCGCCCGGGAAGGTCACACGAAGAGCGCCGTGAGGGCGGGTTTTTTCTGCCCGTCACCCTATGGGGACGGCCTCGGGCGCACACCGCGCGACGCGCCGTGCCGACCGGGTACGGGCTCGGCTCCACGGCCGGACCGGGGAGGCATATGCCTCCCCGGCGTGCCCGGACCGGATCGGTACGGAGTCGGCTCAGAGCTCGTTGTTGATCGCGGTGACGGCCTTGGCGGCGTTCCGGACGGCGCCGGCGACCGCGCCGGCCACCTTGTCGTTGAAGACGCTGGGGATGATGTAGTTGGCGTTGAGTTCGTCGTCGTGGACGACGTCGGCCAGGGCTCCGGCGGCGGCGAGCATCATGCCGGTGTCGACGGTGCGTGACTGGGCGTCCAGCAGGCCGCGGAAGACGCCGGGGAAGACCAGCACGTTGTTGATCTGGTTGGGGAAGTCCGAACGGCCGGTGGCGACGACTGCGGCGGTCTGGCGGGCGATGGCCGGGTCGACCTCCGGGTCCGGGTTGGCCAGCGCGAAGACGATCGCGTCGTCCGCCATCCCGGCCACGTCCTCGCCGCCCAGCACGTTGGGTGCCGAGACGCCGATGAAGACGTCCGCGCCGCGCACGGCCTCCTTCAGGGTGCCGGTGACCCGCTCGGGGTTGGTGTTGTCCGCGATCCAGCGCAGTGGGGAGTCGGGGTCGGCGTCGACCAGGTCGGTGCGTCCGGCGTGGACGACGCCGTGGATGTCGGCGACCACCGCGTGGCTGACCCCGGCGGCGATCAGGAGCTTGAGGATCGCGGTACCGGCCGCGCCGGCACCGGACATGACCACGCGGACGTCGCCGATCTTCTTGCCGACCACGCGCAGGGCGTTGGTCAGGGCGGCCAGGACCACGATGGCGGTGCCGTGCTGGTCGTCGTGGAAGACCGGGATGTCCAGCGCCTCGCGCAGGCGGGCCTCGATCTCGAAGCAGCGGGGGGCGGAGATGTCCTCGAGGTTGATGCCCGCGAAGCCGGGTGCGATGGCCTTGACGATGGCGACGATCTCGTCGGAGTCCTGGGTGTCCAGGCACAGCGGCCAGGCGTCGATGCCCGCGAACCGCTTGAACAGCGCCGCCTTGCCCTCCATGACCGGCAGGGCGGCCATGGGGCCGATGTTGCCCAGGCCCAGGACGGCGGAGCCGTCGGTGACCACCGCGACGCTGTTGCGCTTGATCGTCAGCCGGCGGGCGTCCTCGGGGTTCTCCGCGATCGCCTGGCACACCCGCGCAACGCCGGGGGTGTAGACCATGGACAGGTCGTCGCGGTTGCGGATCGGGTGCTTGGAGGACATCTCGATCTTGCCGCCGAGGTGCATCAGGAACGTACGGTCGGAGACCTTGCCGAGCGTGACGCCCTCGATGCCGCGGAGTTTCTCGACGATCTCGTCGGCGTGCGCGGTGGAGGTCGCGGCGATGGTGACGTCGATACGGAGCTTCTCGTGGCCGGAGGCGGTCACGTCCAGGCCGGTGACCGAGCCGC
Coding sequences within it:
- a CDS encoding MarR family transcriptional regulator — translated: MDIKEYTQEELAAQPVGYWSGAASQAVVGSLRAQLAVEQLTQPHWWTLNHVAGAPGTWTRPALAEKLVRFDDLGIDFGEVFDDLVARGWMTEDGGTLTLTLTEAGEAGRLRARERNARVHEQMHQGIATEEYVAALNVLRRMIANLGGDSDLP
- a CDS encoding DUF3039 domain-containing protein, whose amino-acid sequence is MSTLEPERGAGTGTLVEPTPQVSHGDGDHERFAHYVQKDKIMESALSGSPVVALCGKVWVPGRDPKKYPVCPMCKEIFEGMGVGGGNDKDGKGGGKK
- a CDS encoding YqgE/AlgH family protein encodes the protein MTEVSSLTGRLLVATPALADPNFDRAVVLLLDHDEEGSLGVVLNRPTPVGVGDILESWAALTGEPGVVFQGGPVSMDSALGVAVVPGEAGREDRAGQASAVLGDGPLGWRRVYGAIGLVDLEAPPELLAAALGSLRIFAGYAGWGPGQLEEELSEGAWYVVESEPGDVSSPDPEHLWRSVLRRQRSDLAMVATYPDDPSLN
- the murA gene encoding UDP-N-acetylglucosamine 1-carboxyvinyltransferase — encoded protein: MTGIDDVLLVHGGTPLEGEIRVRGAKNLVPKAMVAALLGSEPSRLRNVPDIRDVRVVRGLLQLHGVTVRPGDEPGELVLDPTRVESANVADIDAHAGSSRIPILFCGPLLHRLGHAFIPGLGGCDIGGRPIDFHFDVLRQFGATIEKRDDGQYLEAPQRLRGCKIRLPYPSVGSTEQVLLTAVLAEGVTELSNAAVEPEIEDLICVLQKMGAIISMDTDRTIRITGVDKLGGYNHRALPDRLEAASWASAALATEGNIYVRGAQQRSMMTFLNTYRKVGGAFEIDDEGIRFFHPGGPLNAIALETDVHPGFQTDWQQPLVVALTQAAGLSIVHETVYESRLGFTSALNQMGAHIQLYRECLGGSACRFGQRNFLHSAVVSGPTKLQGADLVIPDLRGGFSYLIAALAAQGTSRVHGIDLINRGYENFMSKLVDLGAKVELPNAS
- a CDS encoding HU family DNA-binding protein codes for the protein MNRSELVAALADRAEVTRKDADAVLAAFAETVGEIVAKGDEKVTIPGFLTFERTHRAARTARNPQTGEPINIPAGYSVKVSAGSKLKEAAKGK
- a CDS encoding NAD-dependent malic enzyme; the protein is MATAPSVSYSMTVRLEVPASGTAVSQLTTAVESSGGSVTGLDVTASGHEKLRIDVTIAATSTAHADEIVEKLRGIEGVTLGKVSDRTFLMHLGGKIEMSSKHPIRNRDDLSMVYTPGVARVCQAIAENPEDARRLTIKRNSVAVVTDGSAVLGLGNIGPMAALPVMEGKAALFKRFAGIDAWPLCLDTQDSDEIVAIVKAIAPGFAGINLEDISAPRCFEIEARLREALDIPVFHDDQHGTAIVVLAALTNALRVVGKKIGDVRVVMSGAGAAGTAILKLLIAAGVSHAVVADIHGVVHAGRTDLVDADPDSPLRWIADNTNPERVTGTLKEAVRGADVFIGVSAPNVLGGEDVAGMADDAIVFALANPDPEVDPAIARQTAAVVATGRSDFPNQINNVLVFPGVFRGLLDAQSRTVDTGMMLAAAGALADVVHDDELNANYIIPSVFNDKVAGAVAGAVRNAAKAVTAINNEL